In Dioscorea cayenensis subsp. rotundata cultivar TDr96_F1 chromosome 11, TDr96_F1_v2_PseudoChromosome.rev07_lg8_w22 25.fasta, whole genome shotgun sequence, a single genomic region encodes these proteins:
- the LOC120271692 gene encoding cytochrome P450 Tp4149-like, whose protein sequence is MIVEDEMRDWKGKSEGEGETFIHGLISLIDKDQRKEFTFSKENIKAIIKDVMGAGTESVSVVMDWIMAELLKKPPTNWTSLKN, encoded by the exons ATGATTGTTGAGGATGAGATGAGAGATTGGAAAGGAAAGAGTGAGGGTGAGGGTGAGACTTTTATTCATGGCTTGATCTCTCTAATTGATAAGGATCAGAGGAAGGAATTTACTTTCAGTAAGGAGAACATCAAGGCTATTATCAAG GACGTGATGGGCGCTGGAACAGAGTCAGTATCTGTTGTGATGGACTGGATCATGGCAGAGCTCCTCAAAAAGCCCCCAACAAACTGGACATCCTTGAAAAACTGA
- the LOC120272378 gene encoding rop guanine nucleotide exchange factor 1-like — protein MEMGSASEEDVSDRQSDRCGSYSPSADVSESESSVEFRPVSGVGTSSSFASSPLLAKARPQAPPMIPGADLVFWEGKPERREPDFAEVEMMKERFSKLLLGEDMSGGGKGVCTALAISNAITNLSATVFGELWRLEPLAPQRKSMWQREMEWLLCVSDYIVELIPSLQEFPGGGTFEVMVSRPRSDLYMNLPALKKLDAMLLAMLDGFRNTEFWYVDRGILVAEADEDSGESCPSSSFGRPSFRQEEKWWLPCPRVPTNGLSEDSRKRLQQCRDCANQILKAAMAINSGVLAEMEIPDVYLETLPKSGKACLGEITYRNMTAEQFSPECIMDCLDLSSEHLTLEIANRIEAAIHIWRLKDRKRHPNQSKTKKSSWSGKVKGLVSPVERNQFLAQRAECLLQSLRLRYPGLPQTVLDMNKIQYNKDVGQSILESYSRVMESLAFNIIARIDDLIYVDDATRKTAATDSVSLFNPGRLGGLPIQKRISPSPFSIHNTPYASPFATPTYCSSTPVIHSPGRTQSSRSKGGLLGQKDGKFGKLAAGDIERVWSYTGNLSARKDAGDAPERD, from the exons ATGGAGATGGGGAGTGCTTCGGAGGAGGATGTCTCCGATCGGCAGAGTGATCGGTGTGGGAGTTATAGCCCTAGTGCTGATGTGAGTGAGTCTGAGTCGTCCGTTGAGTTCCGGCCGGTTTCCGGCGTTGGGACTTCGAGTTCTTTCGCTTCGTCTCCGCTTCTGGCGAAGGCGCGACCCCAGGCCCCGCCGATGATCCCGGGGGCTGATTTGGTCTTCTGGGAGGGAAAGCCGGAGAGAAGGGAGCCCGATTTCGCCG AAGTGGAGATGATGAAGGAGAGATTCTCAAAGCTTCTTCTTGGCGAGGATATGTCCGGCGGCGGTAAGGGCGTCTGCACTGCCCTGGCGATCTCCAACGCCATCACAAATCTCTCCG CTACTGTGTTTGGAGAGTTGTGGAGATTAGAGCCACTGGCTCCGCAGAGGAAATCAATGTGGCAGCGAGAGATGGAATGGTTGCTATGTGTGAGTGATTACATTGTGGAGCTCATTCCTTCTTTGCAAGAGTTCCCAGGAGGAGGGACATTTGAGGTGATGGTGTCACGCCCACGCTCAGATCTCTACATGAACCTCCCTGCTCTGAAGAAGCTTGACGCCATGCTTCTTGCAATGTTGGATGGGTTCAGGAACACTGAGTTTTGGTATGTGGATAGGGGGATCCTGGTCGCTGAGGCTGATGAGGACAGTGGTGAATCATGCCCGTCTTCGTCATTTGGGAGGCCGTCTTTTAGGCAGGAGGAGAAGTGGTGGCTCCCGTGTCCGAGGGTACCGACTAATGGTCTGTCTGAGGATTCAAGGAAGAGGCTGCAGCAGTGTAGGGATTGTGCAAATCAGATACTGAAGGCAGCTATGGCGATTAACAGTGGAGTGCTTGCAGAGATGGAGATTCCTGATGTTTACTTGGAGACTTTACCCAAG AGTGGAAAAGCCTGTTTAGGCGAGATCACATACCGCAATATGACAGCTGAGCAATTTTCTCCGGAATGTATAATGGATTGCTTAGACCTGTCATCTGAGCACCTTACTCTGGAAATAGCAAATAGGATTGAAGCAGCCATACACATATGGAGACTTAAAGATCGTAAAAGACACCCAAACcaatcaaaaacaaagaagTCATCATGGAGCGGAAAGGTCAAGGGTCTTGTCAGTCCAGTGGAAAGGAATCAATTTCTAGCTCAACGTGCTGAATGCCTCTTGCAGAGCCTAAGGCTTCGGTATCCTGGTCTCCCGCAGACTGTATTGGATATGAACAAGATTCAGTACAACAAG gATGTAGGTCAGTCCATCCTGGAAAGCTATTCGAGGGTAATGGAGAGTCTGGCCTTCAACATAATAGCAAGAATAGATGATCTCATTTACGTGGATGATGCAACAAGGAAAACTGCTGCTACAGACTCAGTGTCATTGTTTAACCCAGGAAGGTTGGGAGGGCTTCCCATTCAAAAGAGGATCTCTCCTAGCCCCTTCTCCATCCATAACACTCCATATGCATCCCCATTTGCAACCCCAACATATTGTTCATCAACTCCAGTTATTCATAGTCCTGGCAGAACACAGTCATCTCGAAGCAAAGGTGGCCTTCTTGGACAAAAAGACGGAAAATTTGGCAAACTTGCTGCTGGTGATATAGAGAGAGTTTGGTCATACACCGGCAACCTCAGTGCAAGAAAAGATGCCGGAGATGCCCCAGAAAGGGACTGA
- the LOC120272598 gene encoding auxin-responsive protein SAUR68-like — protein sequence MVSPKKLIKMARKWRLLAATRRHSTALSLTRTESASSSIACKGHFIAYSRDGYRFMVPLAFLSSDIFKELFKLAEEEFGLPGKGPIVLPCDAISMGQVLQVLNMHVSKDVEKAFLNNIIFTARCSTSPFLSQGCTQLHAVLHGF from the coding sequence ATGGTCAGCCCAAAGAAGCTCATCAAAATGGCAAGAAAATGGAGGTTATTAGCAGCAACAAGAAGACACAGTACTGCTCTTTCTTTAACAAGAACAGAGAGTGCTTCTTCATCCATAGCTTGTAAAGGCCACTTCATAGCTTACTCAAGAGATGGCTACCGTTTCATGGTCCCTTTGGCATTCCTCAGCAGTGATATCTTTAAGGAATTGTTCAAGCTTGCAGAAGAGGAGTTTGGACTCCCAGGAAAAGGTCCTATTGTTTTGCCTTGTGATGCTATTTCCATGGGACAAGTCCTACAAGTTCTTAACATGCATGTCTCTAAGGATGTGGAGAAGGCCTTCTTGAATAACATTATTTTCACTGCTCGTTGTTCCACGTCTCCTTTTCTTTCTCAAGGGTGTACCCAATTGCATGCAGTTTTGCATGGCTTTTGA
- the LOC120271694 gene encoding serine/threonine-protein kinase BSK1-2-like: MDCCLSAPKQQENSNSGDDSYHDGPGTNVNPPHHQPSQPPDGETVPFRQYTLEELSAATHEFARAPVHYLSRRRRTPEHHLQGHLDGGQQIAVKRFSKYAWPDEEQFREQAIKAGRLRHRRLARLIGYCFQEDMRLLVAEFMPNDSLTRRLLYSTTDKTMEWSMRLRVTFYIAEALEYCINEGQALYFDLNSNKVRFDKAIFVTLKPNKLCWFHST; this comes from the exons ATGGATTGCTGCCTCTCCGCCCCCAAACAGCAGGAGAACTCCAACTCCGGTGATGACAGCTACCACGACGGCCCAGGCACCAATGTTAATCCCCCTCATCATCAGCCGTCGCAGCCCCCCGATGGGGAAACAGTGCCATTCCGCCAGTACACTCTTGAGGAGCTAAGTGCAGCGACGCATGAATTCGCCCGCGCGCCGGTGCATTATCTCAGTAGGAGGCGGCGAACTCCCGAACATCACCTTCAGGGGCACCTTGATGGCGGCCAACAGATCGCCGTCAAGAGGTTCTCCAAGTACGCCTGGCCTGATGAAGAGCAGTTCAGG gagCAGGCAATTAAAGCGGGAAGGTTGAGACACAGGAGGCTTGCGAGATTGATTGGATACTGCTTCCAGGAGGATATGCGGCTTCTTGTGGCCGAGTTCATGCCCAATGATTCACTCACCAGACGTCTTTTATACT CTACTACAGATAAGACCATGGAGTGGTCTATGCGCTTAAGAGTCACATTCTATATTGCAGAAGCTTTGGAATACTGCATCAATGAAGGACAAGCtctatattttgatttgaattcaaataaagtGCGGTTTGATAAg GCTATATTTGTCACTTTAAAACCAAACAAGTTATGTTGGTTCCACTCAACCTGA